gaaaggagagattaATGCCCTTAAAGGACTGGTGAAATTCTGAAGGATCTAGCATTTGTAagaattaagattttttaaatactcaGATCAATATGTGTTACATGGTAAATGCAGAACTGTTGGCCTTGTTATTTCCACATATTCTTTGCCCACTCCATACATTTCTTCCTAATCTGTAAGGACTGTGTCTATATTTTTCAGAGATCTCCAGCCAATTTAGAAAATTCTTTGggtcagtcctggccagttgactcagggatagagaatctgcccagcatgtggaagtcctgggttcaattcctggtcaaggcacaaaggagaagtgaccgtctgcttctccacccctccccatccccatctttctctctctctctctctctctctctctctctctctctttctttctctctctctccccccccctcctccctctccttttccctctcctcttcccacagccatggctcaaatggttggaacagattggccccgggtgctgaggatggctatggcctcacctcaggtgctaaaatagctcagttgccgagcaacagcaGTGGTCCAGACTGGCAGATCTCTCATAggaggtttgccaggtggatcccagtcagggctcacgcaggagtctgtctctctgcctccctgcctctcacttaataaaaaaaatttttttttctttgactatcTTTTCTGATAACAGGCTTCCAGCAGgtgcttcttctttccttttatttaaataaatttatgcattttctcatttccattttgtGACTCcatgaaaaaatttttatgaaaataaaattttatttcaaactcATATTGTACCTTTTTCTGTATACCCTGAGACTCATTATATGATTTAAGAAAATTTACTTTCTAAACTGTAGGAAAACCCATTTGATTAACTCTCAGGTTTTTCTGGTTTGTGggttattcaggttctttgctctACACTTACAGCTTTCTTTATAGCCGTTTCTTTGCTTTTTAGGCAtaagtagagaaagagaaagtctgGTAAAAAGACTTAGGATGGGAATTGAAAGGAACCGATGGCCAAAGTCAGTCTTGGTTTCGAGAATTCGGATGATACTGAGAGAGGGTTACAATTCTATCTGGTTAGCGGAGGTATAACCTAATGATCTTGGCATGGCTAGGGCATCGACCAGAGATTTTTGACCCTTGATCACTAGTATAATATGTACTTATACAAACCAGTCTGTCTATTCCTGCAATCAAGAGAATGCCTACATAACTTTATATTCATGGTCCAAAGGGATATCAGTAGAAGGAATTTAAAGAATTCACTGAATGTGAAAACAATATTCTAGATACTAAACAAGAAACCTCAGAAGAAGggatctttttctctttaaggggctgcatgagatgaaaatggaaatgacttttttttctcttttcggAATTTGTATACCGGTAGCATTGAGTAatgtacaaaatattttagaCAGTAGTAGAATATTTATGTACACAGTAGTGTACATAACTGTGGCCAGAGTGTGAGGTACTTGCCCACGGTTAACTAGGTAAATAATGCTAAAATGGGTACGAAAATAGTTTTTCTGGTTTTTCTATTCACCAAAATGACCTGCTCTAAGAagtgaacatttttgttttattgatggaaGTCTGATATATCTATAGTCGGCTATTATCATgtgtttaagttttgtttttaaacaatgtgGACAAATGTTATATTATCCAAGCAAAACTGAAGCTTTAGGAATGAGGCAGGAATGCTTTGAATAATGAGGAGAAATTTTCAGTGTGTTTGTAACCAAACGGAGTACCACTCCCTGACGTAAAGGAGATGGAAGCTTTACACTGGACGCAAAATTTAAATTGAGGGAAAGTACAAAAGAACACTAATCAGATAGTGATAATATCTCTCTTCCTATAACATCAAGGTGATTTTGAGGAACGAAGATATTGTGGAAGTTTGCAACATTAACTATGACAATATTTAGTACCCTGTCACTAGTATAAAACCCTATATATAGCTATTATAGGATTACCTCTTATACTGTTAGCAAATGAAATTGATTTTATCCTTTAGAGGTAAATTTTGACTTTAAAAGAAGGTTTAAAATCAAGGGCCAAAATTTTTTTGGATTAAAAGAATCCCAAAACTGTTGGTGGTCAGAAtcaaaaggggaggggggaggttatTTCAGCTTCTAAATTATCAAAAGATAAAAGtagataaaaagtaaagtttatgGGCACAGATTGCACAATACACAAAAAATCCCGGAGGCCAAGGGGAGACAGGCTTTTGTGCAGAACTGGGGACCGGAAAAGCAAATCCTCTCCCGAAGTCCATCCTACTTTTCTGGTGTCTGAATGCGCCAGGTCTGATTGTAAAATAGGTGGTCAGTAGCTGTTTGTTGAACGAATGAATGATGAGCAAACACAAATGCATCTGCTTCTCTGCTAGCTGCTTTTCCAGTGGGAAGACTTGATCTTTTATCACTTGAATTCCACAAGAAACATTTTAACCAAGTCATGTCTTTGAGCCAATCTGTTTCCAAGCTTGTTTGtgtttttcacattctttttttgacCTGCTGTATTATTCTGTGACCTCTTTCATGAATTCCAGTAGGTCATTCAGTTGGGACCCAAGGAAGTCAGTAAATTAAACTTGATTTGGAATGGAATACATAGGGTGGGTGGCTTGGATTCAAATCAAATTAGGTCTGGTTAATCTTATTTTGGTTTAATCTAtgtgggaaaaaatagaaatagaagaaaaacaaataaacaagaaataggGGAAACTATTCTTGTATGATGATAAacagtttctgtaaaaaatagttCTAAGGGCCAaaacctaaattattttttaaaattatttttataagaatttgggGACAAGACTCAAGGAAAAATTAACTTCCCCACTCATCACAGTTGCTGTTTACTTTTCCAGCTTTCCCAAGGCAGACTCTGTCAGCTTTTAAACTGTGGGTGCTTCACAAACAAGTCGTGTTACTTAATGAAGGTTATGTGTTGTCATCTTCTCCAGGGCTCTGGAAATGGCTAAACCCAATCTTTGAGAAGCCTCAGCTACTAGGGAGACAAAACAAGTTTCTGACACTGAGTTTATAGGCAAGTCATCTAGTTTTCAGTTTCTTATGAAGTCCTGTGGAGGAGAAATGCTGAAGGTCAGTTAATTTCTTTAAGCTGATATTTTCCCCTCTTCAATTCCAATATGCAATGTATTGACCACCGAAGACTTAACCTTGGTGCTCAGAGTTCAGGAAATCCCCTTTTTGAGCTGTCTGAGAGCATTTGAATAAAATGGGGAGTTTCTGCAAAGCTAGAAGGAAGGAGCAAGTGAAGCCATCAGAGTGAGCCCTTCTATTCGGAGTTTTGACTGGGACCTGGGgcattgtgaatgggattgtttcttGAAGAGAATTTCGTGCAATTACCTACTACGTTCTTACAAAGAAGAGAACCAACCAAGACTTACCATTCTGGAGTTTATGGAATGTAATAATGTTTATTCCTGACAAATCCTCCCATGGGAGAGTACTCTGCTCATTTAATTGAGCAGATTaagctgaatagctcagttggttagagcagtggtccccatcccctgggccgcggaccggtaccggttcgtgggccatttggtaccggtccgcagagaaagaataaataacttacattatttccgttttatttatatttgagtctgaacgatgttttatttttaagaaatgaccagattccctctgttacatccgtctaagactcactcttgacgctcgtctcggtcacgtgatacatttatccatcccaccctaaaggccagtccatgaaaatattttctgacattaaaccggtccgtggcccaaaaaaggttggggaccactgggttagagcattgtcatgaggtgcagaggttgcctgtttgatccccagtcagggcacatacaggagcagatccatgtttctgtctctcctcatccccctctctctaaaattaatacattaaaaacttttttaaacagGAAGAGTCTTCATATTTCTAATTTCTCATATTTGACCTGTGGATATAAGGTATAAATTACGGTACTGAATCATGGGACAATCTGGAGTTTCCCACTGCTTGCTGCAGGAATCGAAGTGTCCTGTCTTCCACGCGATCTCTCCCCTGGTGTTGGTGCAGGCTTCACCTGCCGGAACAGAGGGGAACAGTAATGTTTGTTTGGACCAAATGATTTTGTTCAGTTCTTTTTAGCATTCAGATTAATGATTCCAAAACAGCAAATGAATTTTGGCTTTGGTTAATTTTCCAGAAGCAAATCTAGTTAGTGgtgattttctaaaaatataaatgactttTGCCTGCTTTAGCAAtacttaagtatttaaaaaataatttgtcatgtaatgttttcttttttttttttaaagaatgacatgtctttttatttatttattttttacagagacagagagtgagtcagagagagggatagacagggacagacagacgggaatggagagagatgagaagcatcaattattagtttttcattgtgtggtacaacaccttagttgttcattgattactttctcatatgggccttgactataggccttcagcagactgagtaaccccttgctggagccagcgaccttgggtccaagctggtgggcttttgctcaaaccagatgagcctgcgctcaagctggtgacctgggggtcttgaacctgggtcttccgcattccagtccgacgctctatccactgcgccaccgcatggtcaggctgtaatgttttctatgtattatataaaatgatatatatatatgtatacaattaTACACAAACGAAATATATACTATAATACATACACATGTATTATATACATCATACATATAGTATAGGTACAGgtttggaaaatgagaaaatgaagatcCCAAGTATATGCTCAAGGaatatattctgttttttaaattttatttgagttgCAAAAGGCTTAGAGTGAATGCTCTTTGAACAGAAAGGAcgtcttcattttgttctgtattagaaaaaaggggaaaatggtTACCATTTCATTGTTCAGTTCTGATTCTCTTTGATAAATggcttttttgtttctatttttggaaGTGGcatcttaaaaacataaatttactgCTTTAGACACTATTGATAATGTTTCACCTAATGTAAGTGTTGCTAAAAGAAAAATCTCTAGATTAAATAAGCCATATTCCAATAAATGatctttttaaaggttttataaaACTATGGACACCTGTAAATGCCTGAAATGTGTTTTGAAACAAGAAGATGTATGTATAAACAATGTAAATTTTGGGAGTGGGGACAGTACTTTGAAGGTGCTCCCAATTTGctaaagtttaaatttttctttaattgattttagagagaaaggaagggagatttgctgtttcacttatttatacattcattgctgTATCAAGACAATGTTCTAagcaattgagctacctggccggggCTCAGcttattaaagtttaaaaaggaGGATATAAAGTTGCAATCTAGTATAATCACAACCACTAATCATGGAAGAAAATGAGCAACATTTCCCCAAATCTATGGGGAATAGAATTCTCTTTCCTGTTTCTACTGTTCTATTTTCTTAACTTCATTAAGCATATCTGTTCTTATCATGGAAAAGTCtctcttattcttatttaagaaaaaaaaaatagattgtccCTGCAGTTTCCACACTGGCCACTAGCTTATTTCAGTTTCATTTCTAGCATGCTTCTGCCACCGTGTGCTTTCTGAAACCCATTACAGAGACCAGCGAAGAACAGCCTGTAGGAAGGTGGTTTTTCTTTTGGAGAGAAATTCTCATCGTGTAGGAGCAGGGTGAGAGGGAGACACATTTCAGATGCATGGaagatacgtgtgtgtgtgtgtgtgtgtgtgagagagagagagagagagagagagagagagagagagggagagagggagagagggagaagaggaagagaacttTTCCAAAGGTTTGGGGCTGACATGTTGACTAgattacatcagaattaaaatgaCGCTTTATcattgggagagagaaagaccttGGTTTTAGTGCTGGTAGCAATAGGCTCCtgaggtaaaattttaaaaccccTTGATACTGTCTATCCTTGCCTGTGCTTTAAATGTGTTCTTTTCTGCATTAAAATCCTCGACCAGATCCTTGTGCCTAGAAGGCTGTAGGGGGCTTGttaaatgtgtttctttaaattaaattgcCTGCTGTGTTTACAggaactgtttttctctttccacaTTATCATTCCAGACAACATTCCGATTGTTCAGTGCCTCGAACTATTTCTCCGGTCTGCTGCCTGGGAGTTATGTGAGCTCCGGAAAGGAGGGTTTTTACCTGGGACTTCGGCCTTCCCCTCCCGCTTGAGCGTACATAGGCTTCATTTGATGACTTGTCTGAGCAGCTCCTCGGGTCTTTCTCTTTAGGaattaatttaaatacatttgaCTTCGAAGTGGTATTTGGGGAGCCTTGTTTGTCATCTGGGCAAATGCCTGTTTCCAGGCTGGTAGTGGAAGCTCTTCCCCAGCTTGCTGAAATGTTGACAGCCCGGGCCAGAGGCATACTTACCTGTCCTTTGGCATGCCCTGAAGAATTGTGACTGTGACTTTTAACTACAGACTTACAACCTTGGAGGGCTTGAATAGTACAGAAACCACATTTATGGAGTACCCACTACAGGGCAGGCCTGttacaaggcttttttttttttttccaagtgagaggagggaagatagtgagggaAGAtcccccacatgcaccctgactgggatccacctggcaaccccatctggggccggtgCTTTAATCAGCCGAGTCATCCTCAGGTCCCGGGAATGGAGATGCCTGGACCAGCCAAGCCtctggctgtgggacaggaagaaggaggggagaggaaggggagagaagaagatgggcccttctcttgtgtgccctgactgggaatcttaACGGGGGACATCCATACAGGTGACATGCCATgcaccaagccaactggccagggccttttttttcttttttttaaacatccatAGTCACATGTAGCCCCTCAGTAAAAACTGAGATCCGTACTTTCTGCCTTATTTCATCTCTGAGAAAACTGAGATCAGAGATTAAATGGCTCACCCAAGCAAGGTCACATATCTTGGAAATGGCAGAGGAGAAATTTGAACTCCTGAGCTCTGAAAAGGGAAGCCGATTCTAGAGGGAACTGATAATAAAGTTCAGACAAAAGGCAGGAGGAGGGCCTGCGGGACGGTGTGCTGGCCCCTCAGCACTGGGACCACCTCCTCACTAGCTGTGCCTGGTTTCCGGTGGTGCTGGGTGGGCGCTGTGAGGGCTGGCAGAGCGCACACGGAGCCGGGAGGCACTTCCCTGTGCCGGCCCATCCTCCCTGTTTGAGCAGTTCTGACTTGAATGAGTGAAGTAAACTCCTAATTAATCTCCAGACTTCTATTTTTGATCCACTTCCAGTCCGTTCTTCACACTGCATTTGGAACAACCTTTGTGAAGAACAAGTCAGGTTTTGTTGCTCCTGAGTGTTAACCCTTTCAAGGGTTTCCTGTTATTATTGGGATAAAGTCCAAATTATTTCGCCTAGCTGATTAGCCTCTGACATGCCCACAGCAGACACTGCGTTAGCTCAGCAGGACTCCTCCGGTGCCCCAGTGTCCCGGTGTCCACTCCTCTCAGCAGGACTCCTCCGGGTGGGTGCCCCAGTGTCCCGGTGTCCACTCCTCTCAGCAGGACTCCTCCGGTGCCCCAGTGTACCGATGTCCACTCCTCTCAGCAGGACTCCTCCGGTGCCCCAGTGTACCGATGTCCACTCCTCTCAGCAGGACTCCTCCGGTGCCCCAGTGTACCGATGTCCACTCCTCTCAGCAGGACTCCTCCGGTGCCCCAGTGTCCCGGTGTCCACTCCTCTCAGCAGGACTCCTCCGGGTGGGTGCCCCAGTGTCCCGGTGTCCACTCCTCTCAGCAGGACTCCTCCGGTGCCCCAGTGTACCGATGTCCACTCCTCTCAGCAGGACTCCTCCGGTGCCCCAGTGTACCGATGTCCACTCCTCTCAGCAGGACTCCTCCGGTGCCCCAGTGTACCGGTGTCCACTCCTCTCAGCAGGACCCCTCCAGGTGGGTGCCCCAGTGTCCCGGTGTCCACTCCTCTCAGCAGGACTCCTCCGGTGCCCCAGTGTACCGATGTCCACTCCTCTCAGCAGGACTCCTCCGGTGCCCCAGTGTACCGATGTCCACTCCTCTCAGCAGGACTCTTCCGGTGCCCAGTGTACCGGTGTCCACTCCTCTCAGCAGGACTCCTCCGGTGCCCCAGTGTACCGATGTCCACTCCTCTCAGCAGGACCCCTCCAGGTGCCCCAGTGTACCGATGTCCACTCCTCTCAGCAGGACTCCTCCGGTGCCCCAGTGTACCGGTGTCCACTCCTCTCAGCAGGACTCCTCCGGGTGGGTGCCCCAGTGTCCCGGTGTCCACTCCTCTCAGCAGGACTCCTCCGGTGCCCCAGTGTACCGGTGTCCACTCCTCTCAGCAGGACTCCTCCGGTGCCCCAGTGTACCGATGTCCACTCCTCTCAGCAGGACTCCTCTGGGTGGGTGCCCCAGTGTCCCGGTGTCCACTCCTCTCAGCAGGACCCCTCCCAGTGCCCCAGTGTCCCGGTGTCCACTCCTCTCAGCAGGACCCCTCCCGGTGCCCCAGTGTCCCGGTGTCCACTCCTCTCAGCAGGACCCCTCCCGGTGCCCCAGTGTCCCGGTGTCCACTCCTCTCAGCAGGACCCCTCCCGGTGCCCCAGTGTCCCGGTGTCCACTCCTCTCAGCAGGACCCCTCCCGGTGCCCCAGTGTCCCGGTGTCCTCTCCTCTCAGCAGGACTCCTCCAGGTGGGTGCCCCAGTGTCCCGGTGTCCACTCCTCTCAGCAGGACCCCTCCGGTGCCCCAGTGTACCGGTGTCCTCTCCTCTCAGCAGGACTCCTCCGGTGCCCCAGTGTCCCGGTGTCCACTCCTCTCAGCAGGACTCCTCCGGTGCCCCAGTGTACCGATGTCCACTCCTCTCAGCAGGACTCCTCCAGGTGGGTGCCCCAGTGTCCCAGTGTGCACTCCTCTCAGCAGGACTCCTCCGGTGCCCCAGTGTACCGATGTCCACTCCTCTCAGCAGGACTCCTCCGGTGCCCCAGTGTACCGATGTCCATTCCTCTCAGCAGGACTCCTCCGGTGCCCCAGTGTACCGATGTCCACTCCTCTCTGCAGGACTCCTCCGGGTGGGTGCCCCAGTGTCCCGGTGTCCACTCCTCTCAGCAGGACTCCTCCGGTGCCCCAGTGTACCGATGTCCACTCCTCTCAGCAGGACTCCTCCGGGTGGGTGCCCCAGTGTCCCGGTGTCCACTCCTCTCAGCAGGACTCCTCCGGTGCCCCAGTGTACCAATGTCCACTCCTCTCAGCAGGACCCCTCCCGGTGCCCCAGTGTCCCGGTGTCCACTCCTCTCAGCAGGACCCCTCCCAGTGCCCCAGTGTCCCGGTGTCCACTCCTCTCAGCAGGACTCCTCCCGGTGCCCCAGTGTACCGATGTCCACTCCTCTCAGCAGGACCCCTCCAGGTGCCCCAGTGTACCGATGTCCACTCCTCTCAGCAGGACCCCTCCGGTGCCCCAGTGTACCGATGTCCACTCCTCTCAGCAGGACTCCTCCGGTGCCCCAGTGTACCGGTGTCCACTCCTCTCAGCAGGACCCCTCCGGTGCCCCAGTGTACCGGTGTCCACTCCTCTCAGCAGGACCCCTCCGGTGCCCCAGTGTACCGGTGTCCACTCCTCTCAGCAGGACCCCTCCGGTGCCCCAGTGTACCGGTGTCCACTCCTCTCAGCAGGACCCCTCCAGGTGCCCCAGTGTACCGATGTCCACTCCTCTCAGCAGGACTCCTCCGGTGCCCCAGTGTACCGGTGTCCACTCCTCTCAGCAGGACTCCTCCGGTGCCCCAGTGTACCGGTGTCCACTCCTCTCAGCAGGAGTCCTCCGGGTGGGTGTCCCAGTGTACCGGTGCCCACTCCTCTCAGCACCTGCTTTTAGCACTGGGCATTCTCCCCCATTTGTTCttcttactcttttattttatggGATCTGCTTAAAGGTCACTTCTTTCAGA
The DNA window shown above is from Saccopteryx bilineata isolate mSacBil1 chromosome 2, mSacBil1_pri_phased_curated, whole genome shotgun sequence and carries:
- the LOC136322291 gene encoding uncharacterized protein encodes the protein MPTADTALAQQDSSGAPVSRCPLLSAGLLRVGAPVSRCPLLSAGLLRCPSVPMSTPLSRTPPVPQCTDVHSSQQDSSGAPVYRCPLLSAGLLRCPSVPVSTPLSRTPPGGCPSVPVSTPLSRTPPVPQCTDVHSSQQDSSGAPVYRCPLLSAGLLRCPSVPVSTPLSRTPPGGCPSVPVSTPLSRTPPVPQCTDVHSSQQDSSGAPVYRCPLLSAGLFRCPVYRCPLLSAGLLRCPSVPMSTPLSRTPPGAPVYRCPLLSAGLLRCPSVPVSTPLSRTPPGGCPSVPVSTPLSRTPPVPQCTGVHSSQQDSSGAPVYRCPLLSAGLLWVGAPVSRCPLLSAGPLPVPQCPGVHSSQQDPSRCPSVPVSTPLSRTPPGAPVSRCPLLSAGPLPVPQCPGVHSSQQDPSRCPSVPVSSPLSRTPPGGCPSVPVSTPLSRTPPVPQCTGVLSSQQDSSGAPVSRCPLLSAGLLRCPSVPMSTPLSRTPPGGCPSVPVCTPLSRTPPVPQCTDVHSSQQDSSGAPVYRCPFLSAGLLRCPSVPMSTPLCRTPPGGCPSVPVSTPLSRTPPVPQCTDVHSSQQDSSGWVPQCPGVHSSQQDSSGAPVYQCPLLSAGPLPVPQCPGVHSSQQDPSQCPSVPVSTPLSRTPPGAPVYRCPLLSAGPLQVPQCTDVHSSQQDPSGAPVYRCPLLSAGLLRCPSVPVSTPLSRTPPVPQCTGVHSSQQDPSGAPVYRCPLLSAGPLRCPSVPVSTPLSRTPPGAPVYRCPLLSAGLLRCPSVPVSTPLSRTPPVPQCTGVHSSQQESSGWVSQCTGAHSSQHLLLALGILPHLFFLLFYFMGSA